Within the Nocardioides humi genome, the region TCCTCGACGAGCAGGACGGGAGCCGGAGCGGTACGGAGACGGAGGATCATGCGCACCCCTCCTCGGCGGTGGCGTCGGCGGCGGCCGCCTCCCCGGCGCGGAAGCCGAAGACCAGCGCCGGGCCGATGGTTCCGCCCCCGCCGGCGTACATCGCACCGAACGGGCTCGCGGCGACATTCCCGGCGGCATAGAGGCCGGGGAGGCCCCCGCTGCCGCCGGGTCGCTGGACCCGGCCCTCGGCATCGGTGCGCGGGCCGCCCTTGGTCCCGATCGCCCCCGGGTGGATCTCCAGCGCGTAGAACGGAGGCGTGACGAGCGGCCCCAGGGTCACCCCCTGGTCCCCGTGGAAGCGGTCGTAGGCGAAGTCGCCTCGACCGAAGTCGGTGTCGCGTCCGCCCGCGGCCAGGCCGTTCACCCGTCGTACCGTCTCCTCCAGCACGTCCGGTCGTACGCCGATCGCGGCGGCCAGGCCGGACCAGGTCGCGCTGCGCCGGCACCAGGCGGGATCGCTGTCGGGCGGCAGGAAGCTCGCATGGCCCGAGCGGAAGACGGCGTCGAAGACCAGCCATGACGGGGATCGCCCGAACTCGTGCCGCCCTGTGCTGATCTCCGTCATGGTGCGACCGAAGTCGTTGTAGTTGCTGGCCTCGTCGGCGTACCGCCGCCCGTCCGCGTCGACGACGATGGAGCCCGGCGCCGCACGATGGGAGGGGAACACGATCCGGCTCCTCGGCTCTCCTCCTGCGACCGTCTCCCCCGGGATGCGGTAGGCCGGGCACCACCAGGCCTCGCTCATGTTCGCCAGGTCGGCGCCGGCCGCCATCGCCATCCGCAGCCCGTCGCCACGCACGGACGCGACGCCCAGCGCATGGGGCGCCGGGCCGCGGAGGAAGGCGCGGGTGAGGCCGGGGTCCCGCTCGAAGCCCCCACTCGCCAGGACGACCCGTCCGAGGAACTCCTCGTCGGACGTCGCGACGCCGACCACGGCCGCGTTCCGGTCGGTGAGCAGCCGGGTAGCCCGGCAGCCGGTGCGCACGACCACGCCCGCGGCCACCGCACCGGCCGCCAACGCGACGACGAGACCGCGTCCC harbors:
- a CDS encoding FAD-dependent oxidoreductase, encoding MSSVVVVGSGAAGLAAALAARRGGADLTVLEAAPRIGGTTALSAGAAWLPATTHLARAGIADSPAAALEYLRSVLVVGWTDASMLEAFCADAGRVADLLEELTPLRWQVQEHPDYYERPGSQPRGRVLEPAPLPLTGGAADVERQVHLGEPGDLGTVPVTFGDTLHGKAAHALPDGAEPLVTMGRGLVVALAAGAVAAGVVVRTGCRATRLLTDRNAAVVGVATSDEEFLGRVVLASGGFERDPGLTRAFLRGPAPHALGVASVRGDGLRMAMAAGADLANMSEAWWCPAYRIPGETVAGGEPRSRIVFPSHRAAPGSIVVDADGRRYADEASNYNDFGRTMTEISTGRHEFGRSPSWLVFDAVFRSGHASFLPPDSDPAWCRRSATWSGLAAAIGVRPDVLEETVRRVNGLAAGGRDTDFGRGDFAYDRFHGDQGVTLGPLVTPPFYALEIHPGAIGTKGGPRTDAEGRVQRPGGSGGLPGLYAAGNVAASPFGAMYAGGGGTIGPALVFGFRAGEAAAADATAEEGCA